The following coding sequences lie in one Fimbriimonadaceae bacterium genomic window:
- a CDS encoding N-acetylornithine carbamoyltransferase: protein MRDYLNLDTLSDLEIANLLSLARQLEHDRGFKALKDKVVGLVFMNPSLRTLASFQAGVGHLGGTSFVIQPGQGSWQLETRDGVRMDGAAQEHIDEAVPVLAQYCDILAVRCFAAGKDLGEDLGETMFKKIKALCPVPLVNMESASDHPCQALADWKTLDDLGIPTDGRFVLSWAYHPKALAYAVPLAAASMAARRGMDVRILRPAPYALPAEGRRRIDDAARRGGGRVVETDDRDAAMDGAHVVYCKSWAAPQFYGRPEEDDRLRQSFADWTVDEPWFASARPDAKFMHCLPVRRNVKVTDRVLDGPRSVVVQQAGNRLHAQKAVLATLAGETD from the coding sequence ATGAGAGACTATTTGAACCTAGACACCTTGTCGGACCTCGAGATCGCCAATTTGCTGTCGTTGGCCCGGCAACTGGAGCATGACCGCGGGTTCAAGGCCTTGAAGGACAAGGTGGTCGGCCTCGTTTTCATGAACCCGTCTCTCCGCACCCTGGCGTCCTTCCAGGCTGGAGTCGGGCACCTGGGTGGCACGAGCTTTGTGATCCAGCCGGGCCAGGGGTCTTGGCAGTTGGAGACCCGCGACGGGGTCCGGATGGACGGGGCCGCGCAGGAGCACATTGACGAGGCTGTCCCCGTCCTCGCCCAGTACTGCGACATTTTGGCGGTCCGGTGCTTTGCCGCCGGCAAGGACCTTGGCGAGGACCTGGGCGAGACGATGTTCAAGAAAATCAAGGCCCTGTGCCCGGTGCCTCTGGTCAACATGGAGTCGGCCTCCGACCACCCGTGCCAGGCCCTGGCGGACTGGAAGACCCTTGACGACCTCGGCATACCGACCGACGGACGTTTTGTGCTGTCGTGGGCCTATCACCCCAAGGCATTGGCGTACGCGGTGCCGCTGGCCGCCGCTTCCATGGCGGCGCGTCGTGGCATGGACGTCCGCATCTTGCGGCCAGCCCCCTACGCTCTCCCTGCCGAAGGTCGGCGACGGATTGACGACGCGGCCCGAAGAGGCGGGGGAAGGGTTGTCGAGACGGACGACCGCGACGCCGCGATGGACGGCGCCCATGTGGTCTACTGCAAGTCTTGGGCGGCACCCCAGTTCTATGGCCGACCGGAGGAGGACGACCGACTTCGCCAGTCGTTCGCCGATTGGACCGTTGACGAACCCTGGTTCGCAAGCGCCCGGCCCGACGCGAAGTTCATGCATTGCCTGCCCGTCCGCCGTAACGTCAAAGTGACCGACCGAGTCCTGGACGGGCCGAGGAGCGTCGTCGTCCAGCAGGCAGGTAACCGCCTGCACGCCCAAAAGGCCGTCTTGGCCACCCTTGCCGGAGAAACTGACTGA
- the argB gene encoding acetylglutamate kinase, with product MPTNQTMRALLEATPYLRLYQGKTFVVKVGGEAFQSRESTSNVVRQVSLLAQLGVQIVLVHGGGPQATETGARLGHDSQFVEGRRVTDAGMLEAMVFALNGAVRAEVLAACRQVGLRAVGLSGLDAGLVVAKKRPAKKGVDYGMVGDIQKVDASVLSTLLNNGVTPVVSPLCADENGQSLNVNADTVASELAVALWADKLVYMTGAPGILRDPADASSLVSYTDLAGLQDLEASGALTAGMGPKAASIRRALEGGVERVHVIGHGPADALLTEVFTNEGCGTMVVRSVEALPAAVTDATK from the coding sequence ATGCCGACCAACCAAACCATGCGCGCCCTCTTGGAGGCGACCCCGTACCTCCGCCTGTACCAGGGCAAGACCTTTGTCGTGAAGGTCGGGGGAGAGGCCTTTCAGTCGCGTGAATCGACGTCCAACGTCGTCCGGCAGGTGTCGTTGCTCGCCCAGTTGGGGGTCCAGATCGTGCTTGTCCACGGAGGTGGGCCGCAGGCGACCGAGACTGGAGCGCGACTGGGTCACGACAGCCAGTTTGTCGAAGGGCGTCGGGTGACAGACGCGGGAATGCTCGAGGCGATGGTCTTCGCCCTCAACGGCGCGGTGCGGGCCGAGGTGCTCGCGGCGTGCCGCCAGGTCGGGCTCCGCGCCGTGGGCCTCTCCGGCCTGGACGCCGGCCTGGTCGTCGCCAAAAAGCGACCGGCCAAGAAGGGAGTGGACTACGGGATGGTCGGCGACATCCAAAAGGTCGACGCGAGCGTCCTATCGACGCTACTCAACAACGGCGTCACCCCAGTGGTCAGCCCGCTCTGCGCCGATGAGAACGGACAAAGCCTCAACGTCAATGCGGACACGGTGGCGTCGGAACTGGCCGTCGCCCTGTGGGCCGACAAGCTGGTCTACATGACCGGGGCCCCGGGCATTCTCCGCGACCCTGCCGACGCTTCGTCCTTGGTGAGCTACACCGACCTCGCCGGACTTCAAGACCTTGAAGCCAGTGGCGCGCTGACCGCCGGGATGGGGCCGAAGGCGGCGTCAATCCGTAGGGCGTTGGAGGGAGGGGTCGAGCGCGTCCATGTCATCGGGCACGGACCGGCCGACGCGCTGCTGACCGAGGTCTTCACGAACGAGGGCTGTGGGACGATGGTCGTCCGGAGCGTGGAGGCATTGCCAGCGGCGGTCACCGACGCGACGAAGTGA
- a CDS encoding M20/M25/M40 family metallo-hydrolase, which produces MVVDFHRALVETPSVSHDEKQVADLAESFLRGHGADVERWEDNVVARAGSGPKLLLNTHLDTVPPTDSWTGDPWKVRRDGDKIIGLGANDAKASAACMVCAFLDVLRSGGPCEVTLTLVQEEETGGRGTEVVWPRLLGHGYRPDGIVVGEPTGLAVGTSQRGMLVLELVAKGMACHAANATELGAVNPVWGLADDLVALQSLSLGDPHPQLGSATLQPTTLSAARARNQVSDEARCVLDVRTVPGLSHEDVVELVRARVKSEVQVRSVRLQPYQCPDGAAVIAAATAAGAPATFGSRTMSDQVFFAGWPAIKCGPGDTARSHTADEYVLESELTEGLAFYNRLVKEFAQYA; this is translated from the coding sequence ATGGTCGTCGACTTTCACCGGGCCTTGGTCGAGACACCGTCGGTGTCTCACGACGAGAAGCAAGTGGCCGACTTGGCCGAGAGCTTCCTCCGCGGACATGGGGCGGACGTCGAACGGTGGGAGGACAACGTCGTCGCCCGGGCCGGGAGTGGCCCCAAACTCCTCCTGAACACCCACCTCGACACCGTTCCGCCGACGGACTCGTGGACGGGTGACCCGTGGAAAGTCAGGAGGGACGGCGACAAAATCATCGGCCTCGGGGCCAACGACGCCAAGGCGTCCGCCGCATGCATGGTGTGCGCCTTTCTGGACGTCCTCCGGTCAGGAGGGCCGTGCGAGGTCACGTTGACCCTGGTCCAGGAGGAGGAGACGGGCGGCCGGGGCACCGAGGTCGTCTGGCCCAGACTCTTGGGGCACGGATACCGGCCTGACGGCATCGTCGTCGGGGAGCCGACGGGCTTGGCCGTCGGCACGTCACAGCGGGGCATGCTGGTGCTTGAGTTGGTCGCGAAAGGAATGGCTTGTCATGCGGCCAACGCCACCGAGCTCGGGGCGGTCAACCCGGTCTGGGGGTTGGCCGACGACCTGGTCGCGCTTCAATCGCTGAGCCTGGGTGACCCCCATCCCCAACTCGGTTCGGCGACCCTCCAACCGACCACCCTCAGCGCGGCGAGGGCGCGCAACCAAGTCTCTGACGAGGCCCGGTGCGTGCTGGACGTCCGGACGGTGCCCGGCCTGTCTCATGAGGACGTCGTCGAGTTGGTCAGGGCCAGGGTCAAGAGCGAAGTCCAGGTGAGGTCGGTCAGGCTGCAACCGTACCAATGCCCGGACGGAGCCGCGGTCATCGCGGCGGCCACCGCCGCCGGTGCGCCAGCCACATTTGGGAGCAGGACAATGAGCGACCAAGTGTTCTTTGCCGGTTGGCCGGCGATCAAGTGCGGGCCGGGGGACACCGCCCGTTCGCACACCGCCGACGAGTACGTCCTGGAGAGCGAGCTGACTGAGGGGTTGGCTTTTTATAACCGTTTGGTGAAGGAGTTTGCACAATATGCGTAG
- the argH gene encoding argininosuccinate lyase, giving the protein MRRLWDKGLPVDEAVLAFTVGDDHLLDQRLVSYDVWASQAHARMLVRQGYLTQEEGESLCQALDEISADHDAGGWSVTVEEEDCHTAIENRLVEKLGDLGGKVHLGRSRNDQVLVALRLYLRYQVSDLAESARSVAAALEGLSASQGEKPLPGYTHLQRAMPSSVGLWADGFAAEVRDDAEGLEACQRRLGKNPLGSAAGYGTPGLTLDRNFTTMLLGFDAPHDPVTAPQLSRGKAEAEVAFQATLLLQDLGRLAADLCLYASQEFGFAKLPPAYTTGSSIMPQKRNPDVFELVRGHSAQAQGDLLAVLATTAKMPSGYHRDLQLVKGPLFRVLDRAEACASVMAAALPAVEFDAARGAEAIDGPVRATEEAFKLVVETGVSFREAYRTVAARLAGPTQP; this is encoded by the coding sequence ATGCGTAGGTTATGGGACAAGGGCCTTCCTGTCGACGAGGCGGTCTTGGCGTTCACGGTCGGTGACGACCACTTGCTGGACCAGCGTTTGGTCTCTTATGACGTGTGGGCCTCGCAGGCGCACGCTCGGATGCTGGTCAGGCAGGGATATCTGACCCAAGAGGAAGGCGAGTCGCTTTGTCAGGCCCTCGACGAGATCTCGGCGGACCACGACGCCGGTGGGTGGTCGGTCACCGTTGAAGAAGAGGACTGCCACACCGCGATCGAGAACCGTTTGGTTGAGAAGTTGGGCGACTTGGGCGGCAAAGTCCACCTGGGTCGGTCAAGGAACGACCAGGTGCTTGTCGCGCTGCGCCTTTATCTCAGGTACCAGGTGTCGGACTTGGCGGAGTCGGCCCGGTCAGTCGCGGCGGCATTGGAAGGGCTCAGCGCGAGCCAGGGTGAGAAGCCGTTGCCGGGCTACACCCACTTGCAACGGGCCATGCCCAGTTCGGTCGGGCTGTGGGCCGACGGCTTTGCCGCGGAAGTCCGGGACGACGCGGAAGGTCTGGAGGCGTGCCAGCGGCGGTTGGGGAAGAACCCGTTGGGTAGCGCGGCCGGATACGGGACGCCGGGCCTGACCCTCGACCGAAACTTCACGACGATGCTCCTGGGCTTTGACGCCCCTCACGACCCCGTCACCGCTCCCCAACTGAGCCGGGGCAAGGCCGAGGCCGAGGTGGCCTTCCAGGCGACCCTCTTGCTCCAAGACTTGGGCCGGCTCGCCGCCGACCTGTGCCTGTACGCCAGCCAAGAGTTTGGGTTCGCCAAGTTGCCACCGGCGTACACGACCGGTTCGTCGATCATGCCGCAGAAGCGCAACCCTGACGTCTTTGAACTGGTGCGAGGGCACAGCGCGCAGGCGCAAGGCGACCTCCTCGCCGTCCTGGCCACGACGGCGAAGATGCCCAGCGGCTATCACCGGGACTTGCAGTTGGTCAAGGGGCCTCTGTTCAGGGTCCTTGACCGTGCCGAGGCATGCGCGAGTGTCATGGCGGCGGCCCTACCCGCGGTCGAGTTTGACGCCGCGCGGGGTGCGGAGGCCATTGACGGCCCCGTGAGGGCGACCGAAGAGGCGTTCAAGCTGGTCGTTGAGACAGGAGTCTCGTTCCGGGAGGCGTACCGGACGGTGGCGGCCCGGCTCGCCGGTCCTACGCAGCCTTGA
- a CDS encoding HDOD domain-containing protein, which produces MARSYKELERMFGGASALPQPSKSPLRLAAMLEAGEPKQSEIEQVVLSDPALTAGLLRSASSAAFGRQRQVTTVREAVMVLGFRSVRSLAVALWTQALVSEGKHSSRLDLDRFSRGSFVTGCLASDLFAGSKPTDEGRWTAEEVFSLGVLARLGLGLLSLLAPDEFDDVYGLAKEAAVSLEQAFTDRHGQSVATLAALASEAMGLPDGLVQAMQTYAGAPGEPAAEDACRFVHAARRLVDGQGLGVVPWTVTADTDGSPVPDCGTIDMEPSLSRAVAAATTVFKAA; this is translated from the coding sequence ATGGCGCGGAGTTACAAAGAGCTAGAACGGATGTTCGGGGGTGCCTCGGCCCTGCCTCAGCCCTCCAAATCACCCTTGCGCCTGGCCGCGATGTTGGAGGCGGGCGAGCCGAAGCAGTCCGAAATCGAGCAGGTGGTCCTTTCCGACCCGGCCCTGACCGCCGGTCTCTTGCGCTCCGCCTCGTCAGCCGCGTTTGGCCGCCAACGCCAAGTGACGACGGTGCGGGAGGCGGTCATGGTGCTCGGCTTCCGGTCGGTCCGTTCTCTCGCGGTCGCCCTCTGGACCCAGGCGCTGGTGAGCGAAGGCAAGCACTCGTCAAGGCTCGACCTCGACCGCTTCTCCCGGGGCAGCTTTGTCACCGGCTGCCTCGCCAGTGACCTCTTCGCGGGATCGAAACCGACTGACGAGGGCCGTTGGACCGCTGAAGAGGTCTTCTCCTTGGGCGTGCTTGCCCGCCTGGGGCTGGGGCTCCTGTCGCTCCTGGCCCCCGACGAGTTTGACGATGTCTATGGCCTCGCCAAGGAGGCCGCGGTCAGTCTGGAGCAAGCCTTCACCGACCGCCACGGGCAATCCGTCGCCACCCTCGCCGCCTTGGCCAGCGAAGCGATGGGCTTGCCCGACGGCCTTGTCCAAGCGATGCAGACCTATGCGGGTGCGCCCGGAGAACCAGCTGCCGAAGACGCCTGCCGCTTTGTCCACGCGGCCCGGCGGCTGGTTGACGGGCAGGGCCTGGGGGTCGTGCCTTGGACGGTCACGGCCGACACGGACGGCTCCCCTGTACCCGATTGCGGAACCATAGACATGGAGCCGAGCCTTAGCCGAGCGGTCGCCGCGGCGACCACCGTCTTCAAGGCTGCGTAG
- the mscL gene encoding large conductance mechanosensitive channel protein MscL: protein MGLVKEFKEFAVKGSVIDLAVGVIIGAAFGKIVDSLVKDVVMPPIGLVLGKVDFNNLYVLLSTEKGSNFASLADAQKAGAPVLAYGAFINNLISFLILAFVVFLMVKAVNAAKRTEPEPVADPAPTPTEELLTEIRDLLKTK, encoded by the coding sequence ATGGGCTTGGTCAAAGAGTTCAAAGAATTCGCCGTCAAGGGTAGTGTCATCGACCTGGCCGTCGGCGTGATCATCGGGGCCGCCTTCGGCAAGATCGTCGACTCTCTCGTCAAGGACGTCGTCATGCCGCCGATCGGCCTGGTCTTGGGCAAGGTGGACTTCAACAACCTTTACGTCTTACTGTCGACTGAAAAGGGCTCCAACTTTGCCAGCCTGGCCGACGCGCAAAAGGCCGGTGCACCAGTACTGGCGTACGGTGCGTTCATCAACAACTTGATCAGCTTCCTGATCCTCGCGTTCGTTGTGTTCTTGATGGTCAAGGCGGTGAACGCGGCCAAGCGGACCGAACCTGAACCGGTCGCGGACCCCGCACCGACACCGACCGAGGAACTGCTGACCGAGATCAGAGACCTGCTGAAAACCAAGTAG
- a CDS encoding winged helix-turn-helix domain-containing protein, translating into MVLVVEPESAERRRVTSALERSGYTVVEASDLAETRGALATVKPDVVVLPTRILELPDVRSLQDIRSRSDAIVLVVSDRSGTNEIVAALEGGADDYLTKPFSLGELLARIRVTLRRRRGQEYIDGHPVDDDRLVVDPASRTVMVRGKEVHLTPTEFKLLWTLVRNEGRVVAHRDLLAKVWGPAYAQETHYLRVFVGQLRQKVELEPAQPRYIVTEPGRGYRATGQVDVVTSETRTTYTA; encoded by the coding sequence ATGGTCTTGGTCGTCGAGCCGGAATCGGCTGAACGGCGTCGTGTCACGTCCGCCCTGGAACGGTCGGGCTACACGGTCGTCGAAGCTTCCGACCTTGCGGAGACGCGGGGTGCCCTCGCCACGGTCAAGCCAGACGTTGTCGTCTTGCCGACCCGGATCCTTGAATTGCCCGATGTCCGCAGTTTGCAGGACATCCGGTCGCGGTCCGACGCCATTGTGTTGGTTGTTTCCGACCGGTCGGGCACCAACGAGATCGTCGCCGCCCTCGAAGGGGGGGCAGACGATTATCTGACCAAGCCGTTTTCGCTTGGTGAACTCTTGGCCCGTATCCGCGTCACCTTGCGGCGGCGGCGGGGGCAAGAGTACATCGACGGGCATCCCGTCGATGACGACCGCTTGGTCGTCGATCCCGCCAGTCGTACGGTCATGGTGCGCGGGAAGGAAGTCCACCTGACGCCGACCGAGTTCAAACTGCTGTGGACATTGGTGCGGAACGAGGGTCGCGTCGTCGCCCACCGCGACCTGCTCGCCAAGGTCTGGGGCCCCGCCTACGCTCAGGAGACGCACTACCTCAGGGTCTTCGTGGGCCAATTGAGGCAAAAGGTCGAGCTTGAGCCGGCCCAACCGCGCTACATCGTCACCGAACCGGGGCGTGGTTACCGCGCGACGGGCCAAGTGGACGTCGTGACCAGCGAAACCCGGACCACCTACACGGCCTAA
- a CDS encoding phosphoenolpyruvate carboxylase — translation MSNPPSPSTGLLGLEPEQHGLSAPLSAQLRLVDSMLGEVVTAFEGPEFVALVRQLHSLSLTEPDADPFGRIPALADPAKAERVARALTVLLQLVNHAEQIEIVRVNRSRESRPESIREAVRTLAGRGQSAADIQATLDRIFVCPTLTAHPTEARRRAVLDRLKAVCGAMSRIGQPRNMVDLERPLDDQNWDLTDLRRNLYALWQTPEINSQTLHVSDEVANTLYYFEQTIMRVASWLRRDIEMALKEQTGENVDVPRVLSYRSWVGGDRDGNPNVTAETTWQTVLQHRRVALGAYLDIAERLRSELTQNAGGLSAGDPFWSILRRALRRGHVDSDTARRHGQEPFALYMAALAAAFRAELAALARAEGGASEEFPWTDEARLLSDLERVKDAVESCGGELAARTGLLARFVRQVQVFGVGLAALDIRQHSDVHAPVVGALLAAAGTVSTPADYVAATEDEKVRLLTRELLDPRPPVGPAWRSNASDEAVRDVFRVVKRAHDTFGKDCVRCHIVSMTHGVSDLLEVLVLAKDAGLVGHRRGKPYGSLDVVPLLETIADLKASRTLVEALWANPAYAAYMRGRNMRQEVMLGYSDSSKDGGYLAANWELHVTQSELAAAARAHGVRLRLFHGRGGTVGRGGGRANRAILSQPAGSFDGQIRFTEQGEVVSFRYGLRPIAHRHLEQILSASILAASSQSQGQGPDEPREWWDAMDKLAADSMASYRELVHEDPAFWPFYLRSTPIRAVGRMSIASRPVSRPGKADLGIEGLRAIPWNFAWVQSRLLVPGWYGLGTALEHFLADNPDGLALLQDMRSRWPFFQTILENVELELVRTHLPTAELYARAGGEGDTGRIMARIEAEFDRTVRTVTQILGTSELMEGAKTVRRTVAFRNPVVFPLNMLQAALLRRIDAEPAYEGALLQTVAGVAAGMQSTG, via the coding sequence ATGTCAAACCCTCCATCCCCCTCGACCGGGCTACTCGGCTTGGAGCCCGAGCAACATGGGCTGAGCGCACCCTTGTCGGCACAACTGCGGCTAGTCGACAGCATGCTCGGCGAGGTCGTCACCGCGTTCGAGGGGCCCGAGTTCGTCGCCCTGGTGCGCCAACTCCACAGCCTGTCGCTGACAGAGCCCGACGCAGACCCGTTCGGCCGGATCCCCGCCCTCGCCGACCCGGCGAAGGCAGAGCGGGTCGCCCGGGCCCTCACCGTCCTCCTCCAGTTGGTGAACCACGCCGAGCAGATCGAGATCGTCCGCGTGAACCGGTCGAGAGAATCAAGGCCCGAGTCCATCCGAGAGGCCGTCCGCACCCTGGCCGGGCGCGGACAGTCGGCCGCCGACATCCAGGCGACGCTTGACCGCATCTTTGTCTGCCCGACGCTGACCGCCCACCCCACCGAAGCCCGCCGCCGGGCCGTGCTTGACCGCCTTAAGGCCGTGTGCGGGGCGATGAGCCGGATCGGCCAGCCACGCAACATGGTCGATTTGGAGCGTCCCCTGGACGACCAGAACTGGGATCTCACCGACCTCCGCCGCAACCTCTACGCCCTTTGGCAGACCCCCGAAATCAACAGCCAGACATTGCACGTCAGCGACGAGGTCGCCAACACGCTTTACTACTTTGAGCAGACGATCATGCGCGTCGCCTCTTGGCTCCGGAGGGACATCGAGATGGCGCTCAAGGAACAGACCGGCGAAAACGTCGATGTGCCCCGGGTCCTCAGTTACCGTTCATGGGTGGGCGGCGACCGGGACGGCAATCCGAACGTCACCGCCGAGACGACTTGGCAGACGGTCCTCCAACACCGCCGGGTCGCCTTGGGCGCCTACCTCGATATCGCTGAGCGGCTCCGGAGTGAACTCACCCAGAATGCTGGCGGACTGTCCGCTGGTGACCCGTTTTGGTCGATTTTGCGGCGGGCGCTGCGGCGGGGCCATGTCGACAGTGACACGGCCCGGCGTCACGGCCAGGAGCCGTTCGCACTCTACATGGCCGCACTCGCGGCGGCGTTCCGGGCCGAATTGGCCGCCCTGGCCCGGGCCGAAGGCGGGGCGTCCGAAGAGTTTCCATGGACAGACGAGGCCCGGCTTCTCTCCGACCTCGAACGGGTCAAGGATGCGGTCGAAAGCTGCGGGGGCGAACTGGCCGCCCGGACGGGGCTCCTCGCGCGGTTCGTCCGTCAGGTCCAGGTGTTCGGGGTCGGATTGGCCGCCCTCGACATCCGTCAGCATTCCGACGTCCACGCCCCGGTCGTCGGCGCGCTCCTTGCTGCGGCGGGGACAGTCTCCACCCCAGCCGACTATGTCGCCGCCACCGAGGACGAAAAGGTCCGCCTCCTCACCCGAGAGCTGCTCGACCCCCGTCCGCCAGTCGGCCCTGCCTGGCGGTCGAACGCCAGTGACGAAGCGGTCCGCGACGTGTTCCGGGTGGTCAAACGCGCCCACGACACCTTTGGCAAGGACTGCGTCCGATGCCACATCGTCAGCATGACGCACGGCGTCAGCGACCTCCTGGAGGTGCTCGTCCTGGCCAAAGACGCCGGGTTGGTCGGCCACCGGCGGGGCAAGCCCTACGGGTCCCTGGATGTCGTGCCCCTGCTCGAGACCATCGCCGACCTGAAGGCGAGCCGGACGTTGGTCGAGGCCCTGTGGGCCAACCCGGCGTACGCCGCGTACATGCGGGGCCGCAACATGCGCCAGGAGGTGATGCTTGGCTACAGCGACAGCAGCAAAGACGGCGGCTACCTTGCCGCCAACTGGGAATTGCACGTCACCCAAAGCGAGCTTGCCGCCGCGGCCCGCGCCCACGGTGTCCGGCTCAGACTGTTCCACGGGCGCGGCGGCACCGTCGGCCGCGGGGGCGGTCGGGCCAACCGGGCGATCCTGAGCCAACCGGCCGGCTCCTTTGACGGCCAGATCCGGTTCACCGAACAAGGAGAGGTGGTGTCTTTCCGGTACGGTCTGCGCCCGATCGCCCACCGTCACCTGGAACAGATCCTTTCCGCGTCGATCCTTGCCGCGTCGAGCCAAAGCCAAGGCCAAGGCCCCGATGAGCCGCGGGAGTGGTGGGACGCGATGGACAAACTGGCCGCAGACTCCATGGCCTCCTACCGGGAACTGGTGCACGAAGACCCGGCGTTCTGGCCGTTCTATCTGCGTTCGACCCCGATCCGTGCGGTGGGTCGCATGAGCATCGCGAGCCGGCCCGTCTCACGACCCGGCAAGGCAGACCTTGGCATCGAAGGGCTTCGAGCGATCCCCTGGAACTTTGCTTGGGTGCAGAGCCGCCTCCTCGTTCCGGGTTGGTACGGCCTGGGCACGGCTCTCGAACACTTCCTCGCCGACAATCCCGACGGCCTGGCCCTGCTCCAGGACATGCGGTCGCGCTGGCCCTTCTTCCAGACCATATTGGAAAACGTCGAGCTGGAGTTGGTCCGCACCCACCTGCCCACCGCCGAACTCTACGCCCGGGCTGGCGGCGAGGGTGACACCGGTCGGATCATGGCGCGGATCGAGGCCGAGTTCGACCGGACCGTACGCACAGTGACCCAGATACTGGGCACCTCGGAGCTCATGGAGGGGGCGAAGACGGTCCGCCGGACAGTCGCATTCCGGAACCCGGTGGTGTTCCCCCTCAACATGCTGCAGGCCGCACTGCTCCGCCGGATCGACGCCGAACCTGCTTACGAGGGAGCTTTGCTCCAAACGGTCGCCGGCGTCGCCGCCGGGATGCAAAGCACGGGTTAG